From a region of the Odoribacter splanchnicus DSM 20712 genome:
- a CDS encoding RagB/SusD family nutrient uptake outer membrane protein, translating to MKRTIYYMIIGYLLLGTGCSDWLSVNPKDKVEQKEMFSDENGFKNALIGNYIMLKDSKLYGKTLTMEFCENLAQHWKTNPQAIDGYTAAYDYKNTEVEELIEEIYGKFYNTIVNINNLLDYVDNGVLTSDMHDLIKGEALAMRAFCHLDILRLFGPIPGEQTKDRILSYVRTVSKNYHEVNTWEEYVGYLEKDLNEAEGLLKEVEEKGMNDEFFSYRQNRLNYWAVLALKARFYLWIQDKPKAAEYAGRVIANKNFRLNQGGDFAAKDNIASPEHLFSLHVYNLNDIVSGYFLNAGGVQQDQNKVKTDIFESDVTDFRPRYLWNEVTEKAGTRYILEKYKQEGMPDAGLQEVPLIRLYEMYLIAIECTDQEAKYKPLVDELVVARNISVINVATVDLKNAFVAKEYQKEFYGEGQQFFQTKRRGDKTILWTDIEGSKEVYVLPLPKSEIKFE from the coding sequence ATGAAAAGGACGATTTATTATATGATAATAGGCTACCTCCTCTTAGGAACCGGATGTAGCGATTGGTTGAGCGTCAATCCGAAAGATAAAGTCGAGCAAAAAGAGATGTTTTCGGATGAAAATGGTTTTAAGAATGCTTTGATCGGTAATTATATTATGTTGAAAGACAGCAAGCTGTATGGTAAAACGTTGACCATGGAGTTTTGTGAGAATCTGGCTCAGCATTGGAAGACGAATCCGCAGGCAATCGATGGGTATACCGCCGCTTATGATTATAAAAATACTGAAGTCGAAGAATTGATCGAAGAGATTTACGGAAAATTTTACAATACGATCGTCAACATCAATAATCTGCTCGATTATGTGGATAATGGGGTTTTGACTTCAGATATGCATGACCTGATCAAAGGAGAGGCATTGGCGATGAGGGCTTTCTGCCATCTGGATATTTTGCGGCTGTTCGGCCCGATACCGGGTGAACAGACAAAAGACAGGATATTGTCTTATGTACGTACGGTATCTAAAAATTATCATGAAGTAAATACCTGGGAAGAGTATGTGGGCTATCTGGAAAAAGATTTGAATGAGGCCGAAGGTCTGTTGAAAGAAGTGGAAGAAAAAGGGATGAACGATGAATTTTTCAGTTATCGGCAAAACCGCTTGAATTATTGGGCGGTGTTGGCATTGAAAGCCCGTTTTTACCTGTGGATTCAGGATAAACCCAAAGCAGCGGAGTACGCCGGTCGGGTTATTGCCAACAAAAATTTCAGATTGAATCAAGGGGGAGATTTTGCTGCAAAAGACAATATTGCTTCCCCGGAGCATCTTTTTTCTTTGCATGTCTATAATCTGAACGATATCGTTTCTGGGTATTTTTTAAATGCCGGTGGAGTACAACAGGATCAAAACAAGGTGAAAACCGATATTTTCGAGTCGGATGTTACCGATTTCCGCCCTCGTTATTTATGGAATGAGGTTACCGAAAAAGCGGGAACCCGCTATATTCTGGAGAAATATAAACAGGAAGGCATGCCTGATGCCGGTTTGCAAGAAGTGCCGTTGATCCGTTTGTACGAGATGTATTTGATCGCGATCGAATGTACCGATCAGGAAGCGAAGTATAAACCCTTGGTCGACGAGTTGGTCGTTGCCCGGAATATCTCTGTGATAAATGTTGCAACTGTCGACTTGAAAAATGCCTTTGTGGCTAAAGAATACCAGAAGGAATTTTACGGAGAAGGACAGCAGTTTTTCCAGACCAAACGCAGGGGCGATAAAACGATCCTTTGGACCGACATAGAAGGAAGCAAGGAAGTTTATGTTTTGCCTTTGCCGAAAAGTGAAATTAAGTTTGAATAA
- a CDS encoding SusC/RagA family TonB-linked outer membrane protein, with product MKKKSLYPSPGCRKIIHFLVMKASFIFLLLLTLQIKANVYAQQLRLDLNLQNATLKEVIQEIRLHSDFSFVYSDADLVGITQRNVQMKDATIEEVLKNCLQGTKLVYDITDKTIIIRKLDEVTQTKQVQVIQGQVTDVRGTPLPGVTVRIKGTQLGVSTDVNGKFRFELPDTKEVVLAFSFVGMKPLEVRYNGQSELKIKLEEEVAEMDEVVVTGIFKKSQESFTGSVSTITEKELKSFRGRNLLSTLKNIDPTFNIIENNVYGADPNHLPEVQIRGTSSLPTVEDLKNETKVDLNTPLIILDGFEISLTRMLDLNDEDISSVTLLKDGSATAIYGSRGANGVIVIETKQPEAGKLRLSYRGSVNIEVPDLSDYDVLNAAEKLQLEENAGLYKDEWAHIEMALRKRQARIKQEIERGVDTYWLSKPLRTGVGHKHNLRLEGGGNDGFRYSASVQYNDILGVMKGSDRKTFNGNINLMYQQGKLLFRNNLEVGLSESNESPYGSFDQYVKLNPYWRERGEDGKVLKELEQKGDFWTTAPENPLYNATLDLVDKKTYTTITNNFDVEWKPWESLTLRSRIGLSKQVNDYDNFKPADHTKFKDYSDEQIFRKGEYIYSSGKSFSYDWSLTLSYSRNFKEKHELYVGLDYNVAQEKSHSYTFQVEGFPQSNIKFLSMALQYQKDGKPTGSESLNRRIGVTGNVNYIYDNRYFADVAYRMDGASQFGSSKRFAPFYSFGIGWNIHKEKFMENILWLDRLKLRGSYAVTGSVNFDAYQALATYEYYTDDRYRYWFGSHLQGLANEDLEWQKTDKWNFGLEVGAFHNRLKVTADVYTNQTNNLLSEMYLPLTNGFPSYTDNVGKVKNKGVEVALSGYPIRNTEKNIIWSVSASFIHEKNEIVKISEALKVANEELELQGGSNPNFMYREGEALRTIYVVPSLGIDPSTGQELFIDRFGNVTFNWDARDKVACGVTDPKFRGNINTMFTFRDLSVNLSFGYRLGGSQYNSTLVDRVENADTRYNVDRRVYKDRWVNPGDHTFFKDIKNTQETQMSSRFVQKENTLECQSIQIKYDFLQPWVKKHLGTQYLSLSFNTDNLFRVSSIKQERGIAYPFSRRFTFSLSATF from the coding sequence ATGAAAAAAAAGTCTTTATACCCTAGTCCGGGGTGTAGAAAAATCATTCATTTTTTAGTGATGAAAGCGAGTTTTATTTTTTTACTGCTATTGACCTTGCAGATAAAAGCAAATGTCTATGCACAACAGTTGCGTTTGGACCTGAATTTACAAAATGCAACCCTCAAAGAAGTGATTCAGGAAATCCGCCTTCATTCTGACTTTAGTTTTGTGTATAGTGATGCCGATTTGGTAGGGATCACTCAACGGAATGTACAAATGAAGGATGCAACGATCGAGGAGGTATTGAAAAACTGTTTACAAGGGACGAAGCTGGTGTACGATATTACGGATAAGACCATTATTATCCGTAAACTCGATGAGGTTACCCAGACGAAACAGGTACAGGTTATCCAGGGACAGGTAACGGATGTCCGGGGTACACCCTTGCCTGGTGTAACCGTACGGATCAAAGGAACTCAGCTCGGAGTCTCTACCGATGTGAACGGTAAATTCCGTTTCGAATTACCCGATACCAAAGAGGTTGTATTGGCTTTTTCTTTTGTCGGGATGAAACCCTTGGAAGTTCGGTATAATGGCCAAAGTGAATTGAAAATAAAATTAGAGGAGGAAGTGGCCGAAATGGATGAAGTTGTGGTAACCGGTATTTTTAAGAAATCTCAGGAGAGTTTTACCGGTTCGGTATCGACAATTACGGAGAAAGAACTGAAATCTTTTCGGGGACGTAATTTATTATCTACGTTGAAAAATATCGATCCGACCTTCAATATTATCGAAAACAATGTCTATGGGGCAGATCCGAACCATTTACCGGAAGTACAGATCCGGGGAACTTCCAGTTTACCGACGGTAGAGGACCTGAAAAATGAAACGAAAGTAGATTTGAATACTCCCTTGATAATCCTGGATGGTTTTGAGATCAGTCTCACCCGGATGCTGGATTTAAACGACGAGGATATTAGTTCAGTGACTTTGTTGAAAGACGGTTCGGCTACCGCGATTTATGGATCCCGGGGAGCTAATGGAGTGATTGTCATCGAGACTAAACAACCCGAGGCTGGAAAATTGAGGTTGTCTTATCGGGGAAGTGTGAATATCGAGGTGCCTGATCTGAGCGATTACGATGTATTGAATGCTGCCGAAAAACTTCAGTTGGAAGAGAATGCCGGTTTGTATAAAGACGAATGGGCCCATATAGAAATGGCGTTGAGGAAAAGGCAGGCCAGAATCAAACAGGAAATAGAACGGGGAGTCGATACCTATTGGTTGTCGAAGCCTTTGCGTACGGGTGTCGGTCACAAGCACAACCTGCGTTTGGAAGGAGGTGGGAATGACGGCTTCCGTTATTCTGCTTCTGTTCAATATAACGATATCCTGGGGGTGATGAAAGGGTCCGACCGGAAAACCTTTAATGGAAATATTAATCTGATGTACCAGCAAGGAAAATTATTGTTCCGCAATAACCTCGAAGTCGGATTGAGTGAATCGAATGAATCACCTTACGGATCTTTCGATCAGTATGTGAAACTCAACCCTTACTGGCGGGAACGCGGAGAAGACGGTAAAGTGTTGAAAGAACTCGAACAAAAAGGAGATTTTTGGACTACAGCCCCTGAAAATCCGCTTTACAATGCTACGCTCGATTTGGTCGATAAAAAAACCTATACGACTATTACCAATAATTTCGATGTAGAATGGAAACCTTGGGAAAGCCTGACTTTACGTTCACGCATCGGATTATCGAAACAGGTGAATGATTATGATAATTTTAAACCTGCCGACCATACCAAATTTAAGGATTATTCGGATGAACAGATTTTCCGTAAAGGAGAATATATCTATTCTTCAGGGAAAAGCTTTAGTTATGATTGGAGTCTGACTTTAAGCTATTCCCGTAACTTTAAAGAAAAACACGAGCTCTATGTCGGTTTGGATTACAATGTTGCTCAGGAAAAATCGCATTCTTATACTTTTCAGGTAGAGGGTTTTCCCCAATCCAATATTAAATTTTTGTCGATGGCTCTTCAGTATCAGAAAGATGGAAAACCTACCGGATCCGAATCGCTCAACCGGCGTATCGGTGTGACGGGGAATGTGAATTACATCTACGACAATCGTTATTTCGCCGACGTGGCTTATCGTATGGACGGGGCCTCCCAGTTCGGTAGCTCGAAGCGCTTTGCGCCCTTCTATTCTTTCGGAATCGGTTGGAATATTCATAAAGAAAAGTTTATGGAAAATATATTGTGGCTGGATCGTCTGAAATTGCGGGGTTCTTATGCGGTGACCGGATCGGTGAATTTCGATGCTTATCAGGCCCTTGCTACTTATGAATATTATACCGACGATCGGTATCGGTATTGGTTTGGAAGCCACCTGCAAGGTCTGGCCAATGAGGACTTGGAATGGCAGAAGACCGACAAATGGAACTTCGGATTGGAAGTCGGAGCATTCCATAACCGCTTGAAAGTGACAGCCGATGTATATACAAATCAGACTAATAATTTGTTGTCTGAAATGTACCTTCCCTTGACGAATGGTTTCCCTAGTTATACGGATAATGTCGGTAAAGTGAAGAATAAGGGAGTTGAAGTTGCTTTGTCAGGATATCCCATCCGGAATACGGAAAAGAATATCATTTGGTCGGTATCTGCCAGTTTTATTCATGAAAAGAACGAGATAGTCAAAATCTCCGAGGCATTGAAAGTGGCCAACGAGGAATTGGAATTACAAGGCGGATCTAACCCGAATTTCATGTATCGGGAAGGAGAGGCTTTGCGGACCATCTATGTCGTCCCTTCGCTGGGGATCGATCCCAGTACCGGACAGGAATTGTTTATCGACCGCTTCGGTAATGTCACATTCAATTGGGATGCCCGTGATAAAGTGGCCTGTGGAGTAACCGATCCTAAATTCAGAGGGAACATCAATACCATGTTTACTTTCCGCGATTTGAGTGTGAACCTGTCTTTCGGTTATCGTCTGGGAGGATCTCAATACAATTCAACCTTGGTGGACCGGGTAGAAAATGCGGATACCAGATACAATGTAGACCGGAGGGTGTATAAAGACCGTTGGGTAAATCCGGGGGATCATACTTTCTTTAAAGATATCAAGAATACGCAGGAAACTCAAATGTCATCCCGTTTCGTGCAAAAAGAGAATACCCTCGAATGTCAGAGCATACAGATAAAATATGATTTCTTACAGCCTTGGGTGAAAAAACACCTGGGAACCCAATATTTGTCTCTCTCTTTTAATACGGATAATTTATTCCGCGTATCGAGCATCAAACAGGAAAGAGGTATCGCCTATCCTTTTTCCCGGAGGTTTACTTTCTCTCTTTCAGCAACATTTTAA